The following coding sequences are from one Lipingzhangella halophila window:
- a CDS encoding sensor histidine kinase, with product MSALLRRAGADLVYLLSSFPIALIGFVLLVPTFAAGVGTLPIGIGIAVLALSLLIARGFAEVERRSLPAVLGHPVARPHYPRTPQDAGVLRRLTTPLRAGQSWLDLLYGVLILPVSVITFAVSVAFSGAALLAITRPLYGWIIRRAVGEDYTDLPRLLGLPNTNLADSLFYLAIGLVLALLLPFVLRGCALLRAQLGRVLLTSVGEMQERIADLSESRAAAVSAEAGALRRLERDIHDGPQQRLVHLAMELSRVKRQMERDPDAARDTLTSAIGDTRETLDELRALSRGIAPPVLTDRGLAPALAALAARCPVPVTVDTQVEERFPAAVESTIYFVAAECLTNMAKHSTASAAKVVLSRTRNGLLLTLGDNGVGGAHLAKGHGLAGLADRVKAVEGELVVDSPEGGPTVVAVEVPCA from the coding sequence ATGTCAGCACTACTACGGCGGGCCGGCGCCGATCTCGTTTACCTTCTCTCCTCCTTCCCGATCGCCCTGATCGGGTTCGTCCTGCTCGTCCCCACCTTCGCGGCCGGCGTGGGCACGCTGCCCATCGGGATCGGGATTGCGGTACTGGCACTCAGCCTGCTCATCGCCCGCGGGTTCGCCGAGGTCGAGCGCCGCTCCCTACCCGCTGTGCTGGGCCACCCGGTGGCTCGGCCGCACTACCCCCGCACTCCGCAGGACGCGGGGGTCCTCCGCAGGCTGACGACCCCGTTGCGCGCCGGACAGAGCTGGCTGGACCTGCTCTACGGGGTGCTGATCCTTCCGGTATCGGTCATCACCTTCGCGGTGTCGGTGGCGTTCTCGGGGGCGGCCCTCCTCGCGATCACCCGCCCGCTGTACGGCTGGATTATCCGCCGTGCCGTGGGCGAGGACTACACCGACCTGCCCCGCCTACTCGGCCTGCCCAACACCAATCTGGCGGACTCGCTGTTCTACCTCGCCATCGGCCTGGTACTGGCGTTGCTCCTGCCGTTCGTGCTGCGCGGCTGTGCCCTGCTCCGCGCCCAGCTCGGCCGGGTCCTGCTCACTTCGGTCGGCGAGATGCAGGAGCGCATCGCCGACCTCTCGGAGAGCCGCGCGGCGGCCGTTTCGGCGGAGGCCGGTGCGCTGCGGCGGTTGGAACGTGACATCCATGACGGCCCCCAGCAGCGGCTGGTGCACCTGGCTATGGAGCTTTCCCGGGTCAAGCGCCAGATGGAGCGCGACCCCGACGCGGCGCGCGACACGCTCACCAGCGCGATCGGCGACACCCGGGAGACGCTGGACGAGCTGCGCGCGCTGTCGCGGGGCATCGCCCCGCCCGTGCTCACCGACCGTGGACTGGCTCCCGCCCTGGCCGCCCTGGCCGCACGCTGTCCGGTTCCGGTCACCGTGGACACCCAGGTGGAGGAGCGTTTTCCCGCCGCGGTGGAGAGCACGATCTACTTCGTCGCCGCGGAGTGCCTGACGAACATGGCCAAGCACAGCACGGCGAGCGCGGCGAAGGTGGTACTGTCCCGGACCAGGAACGGCCTGCTGCTGACCCTGGGTGACAACGGGGTGGGCGGCGCCCACCTGGCCAAGGGCCATGGGCTCGCGGGCCTGGCCGATCGGGTCAAGGCAGTCGAAGGCGAGCTGGTTGTTGACTCCCCCGAGGGAGGTCCGACAGTGGTCGCGGTGGAGGTGCCGTGCGCGTAG
- a CDS encoding aldo/keto reductase gives MPTTQTGTQQAMAPSAFGRQGFGAMRLSEETADEGDRDPAAVVGAALDAGVTMVDTADAYRNEELVGRAIRARRDEVLLASKFGLVWHDDVGGSHEFRADPAYVRQACEASLRRLGVDVIDLYYLHHRSERTPIEETVATLVELIEQGKIRAIGLSNVTAEDLRRAHAVHPVAALQERWSVLQRGMERELLPAVADLGVAVVAHSPTDHGVLHEVPGTADGADTSRVRAALDEIANAHGATAGQIALAWVHHRESAHGVAVIPLPGTTRVSHLRANVAAADVRLSGDELRRLDAFGTVT, from the coding sequence ATGCCAACTACCCAGACAGGAACACAGCAGGCAATGGCGCCGAGTGCTTTCGGCCGCCAGGGCTTCGGCGCGATGCGGTTGAGCGAAGAGACCGCCGATGAGGGCGATCGCGACCCGGCAGCCGTTGTCGGCGCCGCACTCGACGCGGGCGTCACCATGGTGGACACCGCCGACGCCTACCGGAATGAGGAGCTCGTCGGCCGGGCGATCCGAGCGCGGCGCGACGAGGTGCTGCTGGCCAGCAAGTTCGGTCTGGTGTGGCACGACGACGTCGGGGGGTCCCACGAGTTCCGGGCCGATCCGGCCTATGTCCGCCAGGCGTGTGAGGCGAGCTTGCGGCGCCTCGGCGTCGACGTGATCGACCTGTACTACCTGCACCACCGCAGCGAGCGGACGCCGATCGAAGAGACCGTCGCAACCCTGGTGGAACTGATCGAGCAGGGAAAGATCCGCGCCATCGGGCTGTCCAACGTGACCGCGGAGGACCTCCGGCGCGCGCACGCCGTCCATCCGGTCGCGGCGCTGCAGGAACGGTGGTCAGTGCTCCAGCGCGGCATGGAACGGGAGTTGCTGCCCGCCGTGGCCGATCTCGGGGTGGCCGTTGTCGCCCATTCCCCGACCGATCACGGAGTCCTCCACGAGGTGCCCGGTACCGCCGACGGTGCGGACACGAGCCGCGTACGCGCCGCCCTGGACGAGATCGCCAACGCGCACGGCGCCACAGCCGGACAGATCGCACTGGCCTGGGTGCACCACCGGGAGTCCGCCCACGGTGTAGCGGTCATCCCGCTTCCGGGGACGACCAGGGTCAGCCACCTGCGCGCCAACGTGGCCGCGGCCGACGTGCGCCTGTCCGGCGACGAGCTACGGCGGCTCGATGCCTTCGGGACGGTGACCTGA
- a CDS encoding NAD(P)-dependent alcohol dehydrogenase: protein MRAVQYREVGEPPRVVGVEVPEPGPGQVLLQVTAAGVCHSDLEVMSWPAESFPYTLPLTLGHEAAGRVVALGGGVSRVGVGDSVVVYGPWGCGVCRVCSTGRENYCPRAAELGIRPPGLGSPGALAEYVLVDSERHVVPIGDLDPVTTVPLTDAGLTPYHAIKRSQSRLYAGSTTVVIGVGGLGHVAIQLLRAMSATTVVALDVREESRELALRSGAHHALPSDGEAVSAIRELSGGAGASAVFDFVGAQATVDLAANVVGMDAAITLVGIGGGTLPVSFGSPPFGAVVGTTYWGARAELMELVDLARQDAVRVHVERYGLDQAPEVYERMKAGRIHGRAVIIP, encoded by the coding sequence ATGCGTGCCGTGCAGTACCGGGAGGTCGGCGAGCCACCTCGGGTTGTCGGCGTTGAGGTGCCCGAACCCGGGCCGGGACAAGTGCTGCTGCAGGTCACCGCGGCAGGCGTCTGCCACTCCGACCTGGAGGTGATGAGCTGGCCCGCCGAGTCCTTCCCCTACACGCTGCCGCTCACCCTGGGGCACGAGGCCGCCGGCCGGGTTGTGGCGCTGGGAGGCGGGGTCAGCCGGGTTGGGGTGGGCGATTCGGTCGTGGTCTACGGCCCGTGGGGCTGCGGGGTGTGCCGGGTGTGCTCCACGGGCCGGGAGAACTACTGCCCGCGCGCCGCGGAGCTGGGAATCCGGCCGCCGGGGCTGGGCAGTCCAGGGGCGCTGGCGGAGTACGTGCTGGTGGACTCCGAACGCCACGTTGTGCCGATCGGCGACCTGGACCCGGTCACCACCGTGCCGCTCACCGACGCCGGTCTGACCCCGTACCACGCGATCAAGCGCTCTCAGTCCCGGCTGTACGCCGGAAGCACAACGGTGGTGATCGGGGTGGGCGGCCTCGGCCATGTCGCGATCCAGTTGCTGCGTGCGATGTCGGCGACCACAGTTGTGGCCCTGGACGTGCGCGAGGAGAGCCGGGAGCTCGCGCTGCGCAGCGGCGCCCACCACGCGCTTCCCTCGGACGGGGAAGCGGTGTCCGCGATCCGGGAGCTGAGCGGCGGTGCCGGCGCCAGTGCGGTCTTCGACTTCGTGGGGGCGCAGGCCACGGTCGACCTGGCCGCGAACGTTGTCGGGATGGACGCCGCCATCACCCTGGTCGGGATCGGCGGGGGTACGCTGCCCGTCTCCTTCGGCTCACCGCCTTTCGGCGCGGTTGTGGGCACCACCTACTGGGGCGCCCGGGCGGAGCTGATGGAACTGGTGGATCTGGCCCGGCAGGACGCGGTGCGCGTCCACGTGGAACGCTACGGCCTGGACCAGGCACCCGAGGTCTACGAACGGATGAAGGCCGGCAGGATCCACGGCCGGGCAGTGATCATCCCGTAG
- a CDS encoding FAD-dependent monooxygenase produces the protein MRAVICGAGIAGLAAAARLHHHGWEVCVVEKAPGPRPQGYMIDFFGPGYETLGLMGLRSRLHELGRRVDGIEYIDSEERVRARVDYAAFEKAAKGEIVSLLRPDLELLLRETVGDKVDLRYATTIDHIDDTPGGATVTLSDGSIHDADMVVGADGIHSHVRSLVFGPEQDYLYYLGMHTAAFVFDDPETARRVDRKFVMLDDVDAQLGLYTTRDDRVAVFAVHRSPDMALPADPREVLQQRFQHLGGLARRALAHCPPSDELYYDQVAQIELPRWSNGHTVLLGDAAYAVSLIAGQGASLGVTGAYVLAERLAAADSVPEALDDFERRVRSLVDDRQAVVRRRGANVFLPSSPLRLRLRYGVMKALRLPGTSRLLRNGLIGKFHTPVADLSA, from the coding sequence ATGAGAGCCGTCATCTGCGGGGCCGGAATCGCGGGACTGGCCGCCGCCGCCCGGCTGCACCACCACGGCTGGGAGGTGTGCGTCGTGGAGAAGGCCCCGGGGCCGCGCCCGCAGGGGTACATGATCGACTTCTTCGGCCCCGGCTACGAGACCCTGGGCCTGATGGGCCTGCGGTCGCGCCTGCACGAGCTGGGCCGGCGCGTCGACGGCATCGAGTACATCGACAGCGAGGAACGAGTGCGCGCGCGGGTCGACTACGCCGCGTTCGAGAAGGCCGCCAAGGGCGAAATCGTCTCCCTCCTGCGTCCCGACCTGGAACTCCTGCTCCGCGAGACGGTTGGGGACAAGGTCGACCTGCGCTACGCCACCACCATCGACCACATCGACGACACCCCCGGCGGTGCCACGGTCACGCTGTCCGACGGCTCCATCCACGACGCCGACATGGTCGTGGGGGCCGACGGGATCCACTCCCACGTCCGATCGCTCGTCTTCGGCCCTGAGCAGGACTACCTGTACTACCTCGGCATGCACACCGCCGCCTTCGTCTTCGACGACCCGGAGACGGCCCGCCGGGTCGACCGCAAGTTCGTGATGCTCGACGACGTCGACGCCCAACTGGGGCTCTACACCACCCGCGACGACAGGGTCGCGGTTTTCGCCGTGCACCGCTCGCCGGACATGGCGCTGCCCGCGGACCCCCGCGAGGTGCTCCAGCAGCGTTTCCAGCACCTCGGCGGGCTGGCGCGGCGCGCGCTGGCCCACTGCCCGCCGTCCGACGAGCTCTACTACGACCAGGTCGCGCAGATCGAGCTGCCCCGCTGGTCGAACGGGCACACCGTGCTGCTGGGGGACGCCGCCTACGCCGTTTCGCTCATCGCCGGCCAGGGCGCGTCCCTGGGTGTCACAGGCGCCTACGTGCTCGCTGAACGCCTGGCCGCCGCCGACTCGGTGCCGGAGGCGCTGGATGACTTCGAACGCCGCGTGCGCTCGCTGGTCGACGACCGGCAGGCCGTGGTCCGCCGCCGTGGCGCCAACGTCTTCCTGCCCTCGTCCCCGCTGCGACTGCGGCTGCGCTACGGGGTGATGAAAGCCCTGCGGCTACCGGGAACGAGCCGCCTGCTGCGCAACGGGCTGATCGGCAAGTTCCACACCCCGGTGGCCGATCTGAGTGCCTGA
- a CDS encoding response regulator transcription factor translates to MRVVVADDAALIRSGIVGLLKEFDCQVVAEVGDGDSLVQAIVQHQPDVSVVDVRMPPSFTDEGLRAAVAARQQVPGSPVLVLSQYVEVSYADDLLADARGAVGYLLKDRVVDVDEFLEGLRRVAAGGTVFDPQVVSQLMVSRRDDPLAPLSQREREVLALMAEGRSNQAMARSLVVSDGAVEKHIRSIFTKLDLYAEDTDHHRRVRAVLTYLRS, encoded by the coding sequence GTGCGCGTAGTGGTGGCTGACGACGCCGCGCTGATCCGTTCGGGCATCGTGGGGTTGCTGAAGGAGTTCGACTGCCAGGTGGTGGCCGAGGTCGGCGACGGCGACTCCCTGGTCCAGGCGATCGTGCAGCACCAGCCGGATGTGTCGGTGGTGGACGTGCGCATGCCGCCGTCCTTCACCGACGAGGGGCTGCGGGCCGCGGTGGCCGCCCGCCAGCAGGTACCGGGGAGCCCCGTGCTGGTCCTTTCCCAGTACGTGGAGGTCTCCTACGCTGACGACCTGCTGGCCGACGCGCGGGGGGCGGTCGGTTACCTGCTCAAGGACCGTGTGGTGGATGTCGACGAGTTCTTGGAGGGCCTCCGGCGAGTGGCCGCCGGGGGCACGGTGTTCGACCCGCAGGTGGTATCCCAGCTAATGGTGAGCCGGCGCGACGACCCGCTGGCGCCGCTGAGCCAGCGGGAGCGGGAGGTGCTCGCGCTGATGGCAGAGGGGCGCTCCAACCAGGCCATGGCCCGCTCCCTGGTGGTCAGCGACGGCGCGGTGGAAAAGCACATCCGCAGCATCTTCACCAAACTGGACCTGTACGCCGAGGACACCGACCACCACCGGCGGGTGCGCGCGGTGCTCACCTACCTCCGCTCCTAG
- a CDS encoding peptidoglycan-binding domain-containing protein translates to MFPKRGLTLAATSVAGIALALGAAPPALADGPDTPPHVIAAIQQDPWVELTEGDSDYRVVAVGYFLQEFGVYLGEEPHLEFTSNMTFAVNQYQLNNELIPTTGNLDEDTWGKLRDDTGLVQRGDDSMLVAGLRHSLTYLGHDSNDTTMNEFGPEMEQAVKDFQESKGIDADGIIGPITFRAMYAESAEDE, encoded by the coding sequence GTGTTCCCGAAGCGTGGACTCACCCTCGCGGCCACCAGCGTCGCCGGCATCGCGCTCGCCCTGGGCGCGGCGCCACCCGCCCTCGCCGACGGGCCGGACACTCCCCCACACGTCATCGCGGCCATCCAGCAGGATCCGTGGGTGGAGCTCACGGAGGGCGACAGCGACTACCGGGTCGTCGCCGTCGGCTACTTCCTCCAGGAGTTCGGTGTGTACCTCGGCGAGGAGCCGCACCTGGAGTTCACCTCGAACATGACGTTCGCCGTCAACCAGTACCAGCTCAACAACGAGCTCATCCCCACTACCGGCAACCTCGACGAGGACACCTGGGGCAAACTCCGCGACGACACCGGACTGGTGCAAAGGGGGGACGACAGCATGCTGGTCGCCGGCCTGCGGCACTCCCTGACCTACCTGGGGCACGACAGCAATGACACGACCATGAACGAGTTCGGCCCGGAGATGGAGCAGGCGGTCAAGGACTTCCAGGAGAGCAAGGGCATCGACGCCGACGGGATCATCGGACCCATCACGTTCCGGGCGATGTACGCCGAGAGCGCCGAGGACGAGTAG
- a CDS encoding serine/threonine protein kinase, translated as MEANPPLPPELRPTQPDDPQSIGRFRIVGRLGAGGMGVVFGGLDESARCVAVKTIHERYAAQSRFREIFSREVELLTRVDGVCVPRVRASDVRAATPWMATGFVPGRTLRQHVTDIGVLDGAMLRAFAAGTAEALAAIHAAGVVHRDIKPGNVILSPDGPYVVDFGIATDAEAGGDPDAASSYGTPGWVSPERYRGEPGTAATDVFAWGGLLVLAATGRAPFGEGTPDELKERVLHGDPDLDGVPDELRDLASRALAKDPEARPAAESALRDLLVAAGAEPSPEESLPSLGGQLRTLLTEVWRGIDAAGHHSATWAALGAAAGAAAAPAVTVGAAAVTAGAAAPAGSSAGSGAGAGGVLAWLTGGTGVKAAAITAGAVVATGAIATGGYFAVEEFAGPSPQERVAAAAQLVEDGEGFTAEMTVQYTPDYAAEQADADADAETVLNESREVHTLRYTNGDPEIFASETVSGNQGGTEFPVTVVNHGGDIYIYRTLQYGVTNRGVYASGEEAPRSYGPVAVADPLRSLAAAEEITEESTGDGTTELSGPLTGHVFTETIEQPEGVNSAQVSVAGQVDEEPGTGNLTLDDDDRPLLLEYETDRWEVEIDFTAVDEPVAVEEPDTRTPANTLIPEEGPESGFEPGDPYGPVLVSAPECGEFDDPEGVTWRVRADSWDVACEEADRVVEQYFALEGEDYFAVTNEIGPDVLAYIIEDDWLCTGTWVVEFNPTGCHPGGYTGGDPPYEYDETSTAISFQVPGSVFDD; from the coding sequence GTGGAAGCGAACCCGCCCCTTCCTCCGGAGCTGCGCCCCACGCAGCCCGATGACCCGCAGTCCATCGGCCGCTTCCGGATTGTCGGCCGGTTGGGCGCCGGCGGCATGGGTGTGGTCTTCGGCGGACTGGACGAGTCGGCCCGCTGCGTGGCCGTCAAGACCATCCACGAACGCTACGCCGCCCAGTCACGGTTCCGCGAGATCTTCAGCCGCGAGGTGGAGCTGCTCACGCGGGTGGACGGGGTGTGCGTGCCGCGGGTGCGTGCCTCCGACGTGCGGGCCGCCACCCCGTGGATGGCCACGGGTTTCGTGCCGGGACGCACCCTGCGCCAGCACGTCACCGATATCGGGGTGCTCGACGGCGCGATGCTGCGGGCTTTCGCCGCCGGTACCGCGGAGGCCCTGGCGGCGATCCACGCGGCCGGGGTGGTGCACCGCGACATCAAGCCCGGCAACGTGATCCTGTCGCCGGACGGGCCGTACGTGGTGGACTTCGGCATCGCCACCGATGCCGAAGCGGGCGGGGATCCGGACGCGGCGTCGTCCTACGGCACGCCCGGCTGGGTGTCCCCGGAACGGTATCGCGGCGAACCCGGCACCGCCGCGACCGACGTCTTCGCGTGGGGCGGCCTGCTGGTGCTGGCCGCCACCGGCCGCGCCCCCTTCGGCGAAGGTACTCCGGACGAGCTGAAGGAAAGGGTGCTGCACGGCGACCCCGACCTGGACGGTGTCCCCGATGAGCTGCGGGACCTGGCCAGCCGGGCGCTTGCCAAGGACCCCGAGGCGCGTCCCGCCGCCGAGAGTGCCCTGCGCGACCTGCTGGTTGCCGCCGGCGCGGAGCCGTCCCCCGAGGAGTCGCTCCCGTCCCTCGGCGGCCAGCTGCGGACCCTGCTCACCGAAGTGTGGCGCGGGATCGACGCCGCGGGCCACCATTCGGCCACCTGGGCGGCGCTGGGGGCCGCGGCTGGTGCCGCCGCGGCCCCCGCGGTGACGGTCGGTGCGGCTGCCGTAACGGCGGGGGCCGCGGCGCCGGCCGGAAGCAGTGCGGGCAGCGGCGCGGGTGCGGGTGGCGTGCTCGCGTGGCTCACCGGCGGAACCGGGGTCAAGGCGGCGGCCATCACGGCCGGCGCCGTCGTGGCCACAGGGGCCATAGCCACCGGTGGCTACTTCGCCGTCGAGGAGTTCGCGGGCCCCTCCCCCCAGGAACGGGTGGCGGCCGCGGCGCAGCTCGTGGAGGACGGGGAAGGCTTCACCGCCGAGATGACGGTGCAGTACACCCCCGACTACGCGGCGGAGCAGGCGGACGCCGACGCCGACGCCGAGACCGTGCTGAACGAGAGCCGGGAGGTACACACCCTGCGCTACACCAACGGCGACCCCGAGATCTTCGCGAGCGAGACGGTCTCCGGGAACCAGGGCGGCACCGAGTTCCCGGTGACCGTCGTGAACCACGGCGGCGACATCTATATCTACCGGACCCTGCAGTACGGGGTGACCAACCGCGGCGTCTACGCATCGGGGGAGGAGGCCCCCCGCAGTTACGGCCCCGTGGCCGTGGCCGACCCGCTGCGGTCCCTCGCCGCGGCCGAGGAGATTACCGAGGAGTCCACCGGTGACGGCACGACCGAGCTGTCCGGCCCACTGACCGGACACGTGTTCACCGAGACCATAGAGCAACCCGAGGGGGTCAACTCCGCGCAGGTATCCGTCGCCGGGCAGGTCGACGAGGAACCGGGGACGGGAAACCTCACTCTGGACGACGACGACCGGCCGCTGCTCCTGGAGTACGAGACCGACCGCTGGGAGGTGGAGATCGACTTCACCGCCGTGGACGAGCCGGTCGCGGTCGAGGAGCCCGACACCCGCACCCCCGCCAACACCCTGATCCCGGAGGAGGGGCCGGAGTCCGGCTTCGAGCCCGGCGATCCCTACGGTCCGGTGCTCGTGTCCGCGCCCGAGTGCGGCGAGTTCGACGACCCGGAGGGCGTCACCTGGCGGGTGCGCGCCGACTCCTGGGATGTGGCGTGCGAGGAAGCGGACCGTGTGGTCGAACAGTACTTCGCGCTGGAGGGCGAGGACTATTTCGCCGTCACCAACGAGATCGGCCCTGACGTCCTCGCCTACATAATCGAGGACGACTGGCTGTGCACCGGAACGTGGGTGGTCGAGTTCAACCCGACCGGATGCCACCCCGGCGGCTACACCGGCGGCGACCCCCCGTACGAGTACGACGAGACCTCGACCGCGATCTCGTTCCAGGTACCCGGCTCGGTATTCGACGACTGA
- a CDS encoding acyltransferase family protein, with product MAMTLAAPHSAPSTPAVRAPVRDCFLDALRLLVIALVVLQHWTMPVLDSTRGGVTVGSVLDVPGAWALTWVVQVMPLIFFVGGAANAISLRSARQRAQNAPDWLARRLRRLVWPVVPLAMLWVPLAYLLVAAGVPEEAVHSGARAAGMVLWFLAAYLMVVVLAPTLLRWEERAGWWVCAGLLAGVVAVDLARLATGVTEIGYLNVALVWVGVHQLGMRYASGALNRRAATVLVVGGWSTALGVVLAGLYSPNMTGVFDTAVSNINPPTLALTALGAGQVGLAVLAREHINAWGRRPGAARLVAWAQSRMMTVYLWHMLPMAALSAVLVVWADLATPRPFTAEWLLWSGTGVAVMALALWPLVRLAERFEQPPNLPYAPQGVVRICVAALLAGCGLLTLTVTGFEPTPALLAGYLAIGGSLVLTCGFHPVWPRTVRAWALSFPRASLQGALAGRAPR from the coding sequence ATGGCCATGACCCTGGCCGCCCCGCACAGTGCGCCAAGCACCCCGGCCGTACGGGCACCCGTCCGCGACTGTTTCCTGGACGCCCTGCGCCTGCTGGTGATCGCGCTGGTCGTGTTGCAGCACTGGACGATGCCCGTGCTGGACTCCACCCGGGGCGGGGTGACCGTCGGCAGTGTTCTGGATGTGCCCGGGGCGTGGGCGCTCACCTGGGTGGTGCAGGTTATGCCGCTGATCTTCTTTGTCGGTGGTGCCGCGAACGCGATCAGCCTGCGCTCGGCACGCCAGCGCGCCCAGAACGCACCGGACTGGCTCGCCCGCAGGCTGCGGCGGCTTGTCTGGCCCGTGGTCCCTCTGGCCATGCTGTGGGTCCCCCTGGCGTACCTGCTGGTCGCCGCGGGCGTTCCGGAGGAGGCGGTGCACAGTGGCGCGCGGGCCGCGGGCATGGTGCTGTGGTTCCTGGCCGCCTATCTGATGGTGGTGGTGCTGGCGCCGACCCTGCTGCGCTGGGAGGAGCGCGCCGGATGGTGGGTCTGCGCCGGTCTGCTGGCCGGGGTGGTCGCCGTTGACCTGGCGCGTCTGGCCACCGGGGTGACCGAGATCGGCTACCTCAACGTCGCCCTGGTCTGGGTGGGCGTGCACCAGCTCGGCATGCGCTACGCCAGCGGGGCGCTCAACCGGCGCGCGGCAACCGTACTGGTCGTGGGCGGCTGGTCCACCGCGCTGGGCGTGGTCCTGGCCGGCCTCTACTCGCCGAACATGACCGGCGTGTTCGACACCGCGGTCTCGAACATCAATCCGCCCACCCTGGCCCTGACCGCTCTGGGAGCCGGGCAGGTCGGGCTCGCGGTCCTGGCGCGGGAGCACATCAACGCCTGGGGGCGCCGGCCGGGCGCGGCGCGGTTGGTGGCGTGGGCACAGTCCCGGATGATGACGGTCTACCTGTGGCACATGCTGCCGATGGCCGCTCTCAGCGCCGTGCTGGTGGTCTGGGCCGACCTGGCTACCCCCCGGCCGTTCACCGCCGAATGGCTGCTCTGGAGCGGGACCGGGGTGGCCGTCATGGCGTTGGCGCTGTGGCCCCTCGTACGGCTCGCGGAGCGCTTCGAGCAGCCGCCGAACCTGCCCTACGCACCGCAGGGCGTTGTGCGAATCTGTGTGGCGGCCCTGTTGGCGGGCTGCGGACTGCTCACCCTGACGGTCACCGGGTTCGAGCCGACCCCGGCCCTGCTCGCCGGCTACCTGGCCATCGGCGGCTCCTTGGTCCTGACGTGCGGCTTCCACCCAGTCTGGCCCCGCACTGTCCGGGCATGGGCGCTGTCGTTTCCCAGAGCGTCCCTGCAAGGCGCCCTTGCGGGGCGCGCTCCGCGATGA
- a CDS encoding TetR/AcrR family transcriptional regulator: MVPPTAAERGREVRETLLATAGELIAELGWNSVSTRILAQRAGVRPGLVHYHFASLPDLLREAAMRTIRRFLDSTTEVLDAAPSATAGIEELLSVLEKYGGPDPLTLLMSEAFMTATRDEQLRAELGEAIDRFRRDLTDRLARSGHGSPESAATAVMALLDGFVLHKALNPAITAATITPSVRRITAIGDESAGGPEQQPQHREVGETP; this comes from the coding sequence ATGGTTCCCCCGACCGCTGCCGAACGGGGCCGAGAGGTGCGCGAGACGCTGCTGGCCACCGCCGGTGAGCTGATCGCGGAACTCGGCTGGAACTCGGTGAGCACCCGGATCCTCGCGCAGCGGGCCGGGGTGCGGCCCGGGCTGGTGCACTACCACTTCGCCTCCCTGCCGGACCTGCTGCGCGAGGCGGCCATGCGGACGATCCGCCGGTTCCTCGACTCGACCACCGAGGTGCTCGACGCCGCGCCCAGCGCGACAGCCGGCATCGAGGAACTGCTGTCCGTCCTGGAGAAGTACGGCGGCCCGGACCCGCTCACGCTGCTCATGAGCGAGGCGTTCATGACCGCCACGCGCGACGAACAGCTCCGCGCCGAACTGGGCGAGGCCATCGACCGGTTCCGCCGGGACCTCACCGATCGGCTCGCCCGATCCGGGCACGGCTCGCCCGAGAGCGCCGCCACCGCCGTCATGGCGCTCCTCGACGGGTTCGTGCTGCACAAGGCGCTGAACCCGGCGATCACCGCGGCCACGATCACACCGTCCGTGCGCCGCATAACCGCGATCGGGGACGAGAGCGCTGGCGGGCCGGAACAACAACCGCAACACCGAGAGGTAGGCGAGACACCATGA